The Dehalogenimonas sp. 4OHTPN genome window below encodes:
- the pilM gene encoding pilus assembly protein PilM: MAKKLTTIYIEDNEIKLMVTAGKTVEKWASMMLDSGMVNEGVIMQEDAVAERIRSLASSHGVTGEVTAAISGLNSIFRLVNLPEVPKNILDDALQAEGARVIPVPMDQVYLSRQELQSRAPHELRFFLAAHPKNATDALVRTIQKAGLKIKVMDIAPLALGRSVHVPRSVVVNTWLSSIDIIILVDRVPEVIRSFSIPMDVGSDSERLMSIAEEISRTVTFYNSSHSEAPFGADVPVLVAGELARNKDAWTVLGGDEGHSVEAMTSGFTMPEGFDMTQYMVNLGMAVRQAGDGEYGSMIDLNAMPAAYLPRGVNWFNILAPVAGVLLLGALYYGWTYVEDIKTETDTIQPKIDALTVQIAQEQAKLAGLKKQIDDVNVLVPPIDKEALALRSAYESLREQREFASGIVRNAWIQKPLLTVTLESVVWDGSYMIVTGVATKSEAEVFLYATQLRNTLRFENVVVTEIIKELTEDTKVYVYKFTLTVY, encoded by the coding sequence ATGGCCAAGAAACTGACTACTATCTATATCGAAGATAACGAGATCAAGCTCATGGTCACCGCCGGCAAGACGGTGGAAAAATGGGCCTCCATGATGCTGGATTCCGGCATGGTCAATGAAGGCGTCATCATGCAGGAAGACGCTGTGGCGGAGCGCATCCGCTCCCTGGCTTCCTCTCATGGTGTGACCGGCGAAGTGACGGCCGCCATCTCTGGCCTGAACTCCATCTTCCGCCTGGTCAACCTGCCGGAAGTCCCCAAGAACATTCTCGATGATGCCCTCCAAGCCGAAGGCGCCCGGGTCATCCCGGTGCCCATGGACCAGGTCTATCTCTCTCGCCAGGAGCTGCAGTCCAGGGCCCCCCACGAACTGCGCTTCTTCCTGGCCGCCCATCCCAAAAACGCCACCGATGCCCTGGTGCGCACCATCCAGAAGGCCGGCCTCAAGATCAAGGTCATGGACATCGCTCCGCTGGCCCTGGGCCGCAGCGTCCACGTCCCCCGGTCGGTGGTCGTCAACACCTGGCTGTCGTCCATTGACATCATCATCCTGGTTGACCGCGTACCGGAGGTCATCCGTTCCTTCTCCATTCCCATGGACGTCGGCTCTGACTCTGAGCGCCTCATGTCCATCGCTGAGGAAATCTCCCGCACCGTCACCTTCTATAACTCTTCCCACTCGGAAGCCCCGTTCGGCGCCGATGTACCCGTCCTGGTCGCCGGCGAACTGGCCCGCAATAAAGACGCCTGGACCGTCCTCGGCGGCGATGAAGGCCACTCGGTGGAAGCCATGACCTCCGGCTTCACCATGCCGGAAGGCTTTGATATGACCCAGTACATGGTCAACCTGGGCATGGCTGTCCGCCAGGCCGGCGACGGCGAATACGGCTCGATGATTGACCTTAACGCCATGCCGGCTGCCTACCTGCCGCGGGGCGTCAACTGGTTCAACATCCTGGCCCCGGTCGCCGGCGTCCTCCTCCTCGGCGCGCTGTATTACGGCTGGACCTATGTGGAGGACATCAAGACGGAAACGGACACCATCCAGCCCAAGATAGACGCCCTGACTGTCCAGATCGCCCAGGAGCAGGCTAAGCTGGCCGGGCTGAAAAAGCAGATCGATGACGTCAATGTCCTTGTCCCGCCGATAGATAAAGAAGCCCTGGCCCTCCGCTCCGCTTATGAATCACTGCGGGAGCAGCGTGAATTCGCCTCCGGCATCGTCCGCAACGCCTGGATCCAGAAGCCGCTGCTCACCGTGACCCTGGAGAGCGTTGTTTGGGACGGCTCGTACATGATCGTTACCGGCGTCGCCACCAAATCGGAAGCCGAAGTCTTCCTTTATGCCACCCAGCTCCGCAACACTCTGCGCTTTGAGAACGTCGTCGTCACCGAAATAATCAAAGAGCTTACTGAAGACACCAAGGTGTATGTCTATAAGTTCACCCTGACGGTTTACTAA
- a CDS encoding pilus assembly PilX N-terminal domain-containing protein: MKNLIRFGRRQNGQALILAMIMLAIGGLIIGPLVGLVTTSLNVGRNVEIQVEDYYAADAGVEHALWEIRQDPQDSSRVPVMVTDFREFNLLTPTNGETVHVKVTKQASNLYKVESSSTGTDSNTLITAFIISTNLNIFDGAMVASNDITLKKDAYINGDVFALGEFDAQGGLIHEDDNDGTPEIIENAAGLVFPTAQENAAFALGFKTEALVGGTITGNYKINDPPGASITVDFGPKYITGNLTTDKNIIINLHGTIYVEGTIDIGQDTLIQGTGSIVAVGNIGFEKIGNYGTNPTGNDLIFSVNGSIDFRKEADLEALIYAPNGGISFKKEAEIIGSVICGQGIDIPEDISADKNFSIIYNPEYKDTMNLPGFNPTAVRTWNITAAP, translated from the coding sequence ATGAAAAATCTGATAAGGTTCGGCAGACGGCAAAACGGTCAGGCGTTGATTCTCGCCATGATCATGCTTGCGATAGGCGGGCTCATTATTGGCCCCTTGGTAGGGCTGGTCACCACCAGCCTGAACGTCGGGCGGAATGTTGAAATCCAGGTTGAGGACTATTATGCCGCGGATGCCGGCGTTGAGCACGCTCTCTGGGAAATCCGGCAGGATCCCCAGGATTCATCCAGAGTCCCGGTGATGGTGACAGATTTCAGGGAATTCAACTTACTCACGCCGACAAACGGCGAGACCGTCCACGTAAAAGTCACCAAACAAGCCTCCAACCTTTACAAGGTGGAGTCATCCAGCACAGGCACTGATTCAAATACTCTCATTACCGCTTTTATCATTAGTACTAACCTGAACATTTTCGATGGCGCGATGGTTGCCAGTAACGACATCACTCTGAAAAAAGATGCCTATATTAATGGTGATGTCTTCGCATTGGGTGAATTTGACGCCCAGGGCGGCTTGATTCACGAAGACGACAATGATGGAACACCTGAAATCATCGAAAATGCCGCTGGTTTAGTCTTCCCGACCGCTCAGGAAAACGCCGCCTTTGCTCTTGGATTTAAGACAGAGGCACTGGTCGGCGGGACAATAACTGGCAACTATAAGATCAACGATCCGCCTGGCGCCAGTATTACCGTAGATTTTGGGCCGAAATATATAACGGGCAACTTAACCACGGATAAAAATATCATCATTAACCTTCATGGGACCATCTATGTTGAAGGAACCATTGACATCGGTCAGGATACTTTGATTCAAGGTACCGGTAGCATAGTTGCCGTCGGCAATATCGGGTTTGAGAAGATCGGCAATTACGGCACGAATCCAACTGGAAATGATTTGATCTTTTCGGTCAACGGCAGCATTGATTTCCGTAAAGAAGCCGACTTGGAAGCTTTGATTTATGCCCCCAACGGCGGCATATCGTTTAAGAAAGAAGCGGAAATCATTGGTAGCGTAATCTGCGGCCAGGGCATTGATATCCCGGAAGATATTAGTGCGGATAAGAACTTTTCTATCATTTACAATCCCGAGTACAAAGATACCATGAATCTTCCGGGTTTCAATCCAACCGCCGTCCGCACCTGGAATATCACCGCCGCACCCTAA
- a CDS encoding type II secretion system protein, translating into MNARTLIRISRRERGFTLVEILVAMAILTVIMAAVAMTTMSIFNTNDLSQNRTLAIRNVQNAGQWMSRDALQATHMSFGGVNGFVLTLTEDLTAYVGSPSVKVITYQIVGNNLQRTETINAGAPSTQTIASGVQYFADIADATAPTWFRQAGAVFELKITVVVGTGNNAATEVRFYKIEPRPDNV; encoded by the coding sequence ATGAACGCAAGAACTCTTATAAGAATAAGCAGACGTGAGCGTGGCTTTACCCTTGTCGAGATTCTTGTCGCCATGGCGATTCTAACTGTGATTATGGCTGCCGTTGCCATGACCACTATGTCCATTTTCAATACCAATGATCTTAGCCAAAACCGCACCCTGGCGATAAGAAATGTTCAAAATGCCGGCCAGTGGATGAGCCGTGACGCTTTACAGGCAACTCATATGTCATTCGGTGGGGTGAATGGCTTTGTCCTGACTCTAACTGAAGACCTTACTGCCTACGTCGGCAGCCCAAGTGTAAAAGTGATAACCTATCAGATTGTTGGCAACAATTTGCAGCGGACAGAAACTATTAATGCGGGTGCACCTTCAACACAGACTATCGCATCAGGTGTACAATATTTTGCGGACATTGCTGATGCTACTGCGCCAACATGGTTTCGTCAGGCCGGAGCTGTGTTTGAGTTGAAAATTACCGTGGTTGTCGGTACAGGGAATAATGCCGCTACAGAAGTCCGTTTTTATAAGATAGAGCCGCGCCCTGATAACGTATAG
- a CDS encoding type II secretion system protein — MAAPVNNRIRLKKNGFSFIEVLIAMLILTVVGVAFLITLQYALRANMLDDAKSTAESLARSQLESIKKEAYLDFSKVPVDPLRPKDAYDIVSFTGDFAITVTVEPVDPTTGILNTKLPGSPEVWSWDRGIQKITVVVQFDVSNNPNVWDGSVTIEGYKVNR; from the coding sequence ATGGCCGCCCCGGTGAACAATAGAATAAGGCTTAAGAAAAACGGCTTCAGCTTCATCGAAGTGCTGATAGCGATGTTGATTCTCACCGTTGTGGGTGTAGCCTTTTTGATAACTCTTCAGTACGCATTAAGGGCTAATATGCTGGATGACGCCAAGTCGACCGCTGAAAGTCTTGCCCGCAGCCAGTTGGAAAGTATAAAAAAGGAAGCCTACCTGGATTTCTCTAAAGTGCCGGTCGATCCGCTAAGGCCCAAGGATGCTTACGATATTGTGTCGTTTACCGGCGATTTTGCAATTACTGTGACCGTGGAACCTGTAGATCCCACCACTGGCATTTTAAATACAAAATTGCCAGGTTCCCCAGAGGTTTGGTCTTGGGACAGGGGCATCCAAAAAATAACTGTGGTCGTCCAATTTGATGTCAGTAACAATCCTAATGTTTGGGACGGCAGCGTCACCATCGAAGGTTACAAGGTGAATCGGTGA
- a CDS encoding type II secretion system F family protein gives MNFAYVAYAQDRKLVQGKISAVDRDAAAKLLHHNGYQVLSLKSQSKLFSAAGSSMFTPKVKLGEIILFSRQLALLLESGTDIVTSLELLQEQTTNATFKKVLSAVANDIRGGSSLSAAMSKHPKAFSPLFHRVLSAGEQGGNLETVLRNMADFMSRMNETQKKIKSAMTYPVVVAVVAVIVVSILMIFVLPTFTDLYRQLGTELPTATRILIAVTDFSTQWGIYILGALVLGVIALIMWMRTPIGRYNVDKAMLKMPVIGRIIQLSELSRASQTIALLFRAGLPLPEIMAQAGNATSNKIIGEAIGEVQKELIRGEGLSGPMTRRKVFLPMMVQMVGVGEETGKLDDTLSTVAHTYDMEADDRIKAAIGLIQPAMTVIIGLIVAFIAVALVSSMYSMYGQL, from the coding sequence ATGAACTTCGCTTACGTGGCCTATGCTCAGGACCGCAAGCTGGTGCAGGGTAAAATCTCGGCCGTTGACCGCGACGCCGCGGCCAAACTGCTGCACCACAACGGCTACCAGGTGCTTTCGCTCAAATCCCAATCCAAGTTGTTCTCTGCGGCCGGTTCCTCGATGTTCACCCCCAAGGTCAAGCTGGGTGAAATCATCCTTTTTTCCCGCCAGCTGGCGCTGCTTTTAGAGTCCGGCACCGATATCGTGACCTCTCTGGAACTGCTGCAGGAGCAGACCACCAACGCCACCTTCAAAAAAGTGCTCTCGGCCGTCGCCAACGACATCCGCGGCGGCTCCTCCCTTTCCGCCGCCATGAGCAAGCATCCCAAAGCCTTCTCGCCGCTGTTCCACCGCGTCCTCTCCGCCGGCGAGCAGGGCGGCAACCTTGAGACCGTCCTCCGCAACATGGCGGACTTCATGTCCCGCATGAACGAGACCCAGAAAAAGATTAAAAGCGCCATGACCTACCCGGTGGTCGTCGCCGTGGTGGCCGTGATCGTCGTTTCCATCCTGATGATCTTCGTCCTGCCCACTTTCACCGACCTCTACCGGCAGCTCGGCACCGAGCTCCCCACCGCCACCCGCATCCTCATCGCCGTGACTGATTTCTCCACCCAGTGGGGCATCTACATCCTCGGCGCCCTGGTCCTCGGCGTCATCGCCCTCATCATGTGGATGCGCACCCCCATCGGCCGCTACAACGTGGACAAAGCCATGCTGAAGATGCCCGTCATCGGCCGCATCATCCAGCTTTCGGAGCTTTCCCGCGCCTCCCAGACCATCGCCCTGCTGTTCCGCGCCGGCCTGCCGCTGCCTGAAATCATGGCCCAGGCCGGGAATGCCACCTCTAACAAGATTATCGGCGAGGCAATCGGCGAGGTCCAGAAGGAACTCATCCGCGGCGAAGGCCTCTCTGGCCCCATGACCCGCCGCAAGGTCTTCCTGCCGATGATGGTGCAGATGGTCGGCGTCGGTGAGGAAACCGGTAAACTGGACGACACCCTCTCCACCGTCGCCCACACCTATGATATGGAAGCCGACGACCGCATCAAGGCCGCCATAGGCCTCATCCAGCCCGCCATGACCGTGATCATCGGCCTGATTGTCGCTTTCATCGCCGTCGCCCTGGTTTCCTCTATGTACTCAATGTACGGGCAGCTGTAA
- a CDS encoding GspE/PulE family protein: MPAIKTSENKNIGNRLANYMRGQGYEVTEQAKLQGRSGLEHSFDLLARRDDGFASRTIAFAVLNGITDRSSAEAAVFTFANKTYDAGISERAVILPTNLAKQVQEFADSQKVQMFDEASLQVLLQEDTGTPEPPIVLDRPLKFTDRADLIKTLKKTGYKVEEHAKLTGRSGIQHTFDLVARQNGTQEHRLGIDVFEHGPTLNLEEIALFDTKAYDARINSKFIATPAILSEEAARFAESQKIRIIELGALTAKAKSESSADTADKVKAVAVEPAAPADVKSIAGAAEAAKPEAAETKPAAPPSDVKPAANGEARASENGKLGRELRQLPSAEALKIIPEIMARRYNAIPVRISGNTIEVAMANPSDILALEALTAYSKRRVKALPADEKELREAIDFNYKGYGEVDKFLSRMSFSADATDEKLAMDAAVDAPLAQALNLIIEEAVKARASDIHLEPDEERMRVRFRIDGSLQEMMSLPISVQRAIISRIKILSSLNIADHHHAQDGQFSTQAGGRTIDIRVATAPTVHGEMSVLRLLDKSRGLMQLSQLGFNKESLAKYENMLRIPYGMILISGPTGAGKTTTLYASLSSIDTKTRNVITVEDPAEYRFKDINQIQVNVQAGITFASGLRSILRLDPDVILVGEVRDAETANIGVQAALTGHLMLSSIHANDTVGVLFRLIDLGVEPFLISSAIIGVVAQRMVRRICPYCSHQVEAPVIEQVAYERETGEKRAKFTYGTGCKSCAYTGYLGRVGVFEIMYFSETLKRMLLDGAGSADIRAQAIREGMVTMMKDGMLKVKEGITTPSEILRSAYSPEEQY; the protein is encoded by the coding sequence ATGCCCGCCATTAAAACTTCAGAAAACAAGAATATCGGAAACCGCCTGGCCAATTATATGCGCGGCCAGGGCTATGAGGTCACGGAGCAGGCCAAACTTCAGGGCCGCTCCGGGCTGGAACATTCTTTTGACCTGCTGGCCCGCCGTGATGATGGTTTTGCCAGCCGCACTATCGCCTTCGCCGTTCTGAACGGGATAACCGACCGCTCTTCGGCTGAAGCGGCGGTTTTCACCTTCGCCAACAAGACCTATGACGCCGGCATCTCGGAGCGGGCCGTCATCCTGCCGACCAATCTGGCCAAACAGGTCCAGGAATTCGCCGACAGCCAGAAAGTGCAGATGTTTGATGAAGCCTCCCTGCAGGTGCTGCTCCAGGAAGATACCGGGACGCCGGAGCCGCCCATTGTCCTCGACCGCCCTCTGAAATTCACCGACCGGGCTGACCTCATCAAAACGCTGAAAAAAACCGGTTATAAGGTCGAGGAGCACGCCAAGCTGACCGGCCGCAGCGGCATCCAGCATACCTTTGATCTGGTAGCCAGGCAGAACGGCACCCAGGAGCATCGGCTCGGCATTGATGTTTTTGAACATGGACCCACGCTGAACCTGGAAGAAATCGCGCTCTTTGATACCAAGGCTTACGACGCGCGCATCAATTCCAAATTCATCGCCACCCCGGCGATCCTGTCGGAGGAAGCGGCCCGGTTTGCCGAGAGCCAGAAGATCCGCATCATTGAACTCGGCGCCCTGACAGCGAAGGCGAAATCCGAAAGCTCTGCAGACACAGCGGATAAAGTTAAAGCCGTTGCGGTAGAGCCGGCCGCGCCGGCCGATGTTAAATCAATCGCCGGCGCCGCCGAGGCTGCAAAACCCGAGGCGGCTGAGACTAAGCCTGCCGCGCCGCCGTCTGATGTCAAACCTGCCGCCAATGGGGAAGCCAGGGCGTCTGAAAACGGCAAGCTGGGACGGGAACTGCGGCAGCTGCCTTCAGCCGAGGCTTTAAAAATCATCCCCGAAATCATGGCCCGGCGTTACAACGCCATTCCCGTCAGGATCTCCGGCAACACCATTGAGGTTGCCATGGCTAACCCCTCGGACATCCTGGCTCTGGAAGCCCTCACCGCTTACTCCAAGCGGCGGGTCAAGGCGCTGCCGGCCGATGAAAAAGAACTCAGGGAAGCCATCGACTTCAACTACAAGGGCTATGGTGAGGTCGATAAATTCCTGTCCCGGATGTCCTTCTCCGCCGACGCTACCGATGAAAAGCTGGCCATGGATGCCGCCGTGGATGCGCCGCTGGCCCAGGCGCTCAACCTGATTATCGAAGAAGCGGTCAAGGCGCGGGCATCGGACATCCACCTGGAGCCGGATGAAGAGCGGATGCGGGTGCGTTTCCGCATCGACGGTTCGCTCCAGGAAATGATGAGCCTGCCCATTTCGGTGCAGCGCGCCATCATTTCGCGCATCAAGATTCTTTCATCGCTCAATATCGCCGACCATCATCACGCCCAGGACGGCCAGTTTTCCACCCAGGCCGGTGGCCGCACCATCGATATCCGCGTCGCCACCGCCCCCACCGTCCACGGCGAGATGTCGGTGCTCCGGCTTCTGGACAAATCCCGCGGGCTGATGCAGCTGTCCCAGCTCGGTTTCAACAAGGAGTCGCTGGCCAAATACGAGAACATGCTGCGCATACCCTACGGCATGATCCTCATTTCCGGCCCCACCGGCGCCGGCAAGACGACCACCCTGTACGCCTCGCTCTCTTCGATAGATACCAAAACCAGGAACGTCATCACGGTTGAAGACCCGGCCGAATACCGGTTTAAGGATATCAACCAGATTCAGGTCAACGTCCAGGCCGGCATCACTTTCGCCTCTGGCCTGCGCAGCATTCTCCGGCTCGACCCGGACGTCATCCTGGTCGGCGAGGTCCGCGACGCCGAGACGGCCAACATCGGCGTCCAGGCGGCCCTGACCGGTCACCTGATGCTGTCTTCCATCCATGCCAACGATACCGTCGGCGTGCTTTTCCGGTTGATCGACCTTGGCGTCGAGCCCTTCCTCATCTCCTCGGCTATCATCGGCGTCGTCGCCCAGCGCATGGTGCGCCGCATCTGCCCCTACTGCTCGCATCAGGTCGAGGCCCCAGTCATCGAACAGGTGGCTTATGAGCGGGAAACCGGCGAAAAGCGTGCCAAGTTCACTTACGGCACCGGCTGCAAATCCTGCGCCTATACCGGTTATCTGGGCCGGGTCGGCGTCTTTGAGATCATGTATTTTTCTGAGACACTTAAACGGATGCTGCTGGACGGCGCCGGCTCTGCCGACATCCGCGCCCAGGCCATCCGCGAGGGCATGGTGACCATGATGAAGGACGGCATGCTCAAAGTGAAAGAAGGCATCACCACGCCGTCGGAAATATTGAGGAGCGCTTATTCGCCGGAAGAGCAGTACTAA
- a CDS encoding response regulator transcription factor, producing the protein MNRTKVMICDEQPFFRAGVARALEGRPNLEVLECDPNQDPLEAIEAVLPEIVLLGSDLTTSNGLELGRKIVRYFPNTRVIILSPDPNDTELFDVIRTAAVACLKKSTTAVELLETIDRASRGEYPINELLTTRPTIAEQVLRQFQELNEIDAGLDVVAPLTQRERQILIHVTEGHTNKQIAAALKISEQTIKNHISAILRKLNANDRAHAAVLAIRRGYIPLGREPAAG; encoded by the coding sequence ATGAATAGAACTAAGGTTATGATCTGCGATGAGCAGCCTTTTTTTCGCGCCGGGGTGGCGCGGGCACTGGAAGGGCGGCCGAATCTGGAAGTACTGGAGTGCGATCCCAACCAGGATCCGCTGGAGGCGATAGAGGCGGTGCTGCCGGAGATCGTGCTCCTCGGCTCAGACCTGACCACCTCCAACGGCCTTGAACTCGGCCGGAAAATCGTCCGCTATTTCCCAAATACCCGCGTCATTATCCTGTCTCCAGATCCCAACGACACTGAATTGTTCGATGTCATCCGCACCGCCGCCGTGGCCTGCCTGAAGAAAAGCACCACTGCCGTTGAGCTGCTGGAAACTATCGACCGGGCGTCCCGGGGTGAATATCCCATTAACGAACTGCTGACCACCAGGCCGACGATCGCCGAGCAGGTGTTGAGGCAGTTCCAGGAACTGAATGAGATTGACGCCGGGCTCGACGTTGTCGCCCCGCTGACTCAGCGCGAGCGCCAGATACTTATCCATGTCACCGAAGGCCATACCAATAAACAGATCGCCGCGGCTCTCAAAATATCGGAGCAGACCATCAAAAACCATATTTCAGCCATTCTGCGCAAGTTGAACGCCAACGACCGGGCTCACGCCGCCGTCCTGGCTATCCGCCGCGGCTACATTCCGCTGGGCAGAGAGCCGGCGGCAGGATGA
- a CDS encoding helix-turn-helix domain-containing protein has translation MVNANRAPVTPMLTTTEVAAILNVHINTVRRWSNQGTLKAYQLGPRGDRRFRREDIEEFLAGHSNQNGEGESQEMNGAADE, from the coding sequence ATGGTGAATGCCAACCGGGCGCCGGTAACGCCTATGCTGACTACCACCGAGGTGGCCGCCATTCTGAACGTGCATATCAACACCGTTCGGCGCTGGAGCAATCAGGGCACGCTTAAAGCCTACCAGCTCGGCCCCAGGGGTGACCGCCGCTTCCGGCGCGAGGACATCGAGGAGTTTTTAGCCGGCCACAGCAACCAAAACGGTGAGGGCGAATCCCAGGAGATGAACGGAGCCGCTGATGAATAG
- a CDS encoding tagatose 1,6-diphosphate aldolase: MYFSLSPGKARGLRQISGAGGRFTMAAMDHRGSLEHELCAASAQGCYNDMADFKMDLCAALAPHASAVLLDPIFGAAQAISRDVLPKSAGLLVSVEATGYQGDQTARRSRILDGWGVAKIKRLGASAVKMLTYFRPDSGDLAADQLELVAEVAKECQKHDIPFLVEPVSYPLQGESAAAFASKKTSIVVETARLMTGLPIDVLKAEFPADISLNSDDKALTDACRSLDAAASKPWVILSGGASYEVFRRQVEFACRAGASGFLAGRALWQEAVAIGNRIERRRFLETVAARRLMEISSFAETLGQPWYQKIGLAGDQLFDVNAEWYRNY; the protein is encoded by the coding sequence ATGTACTTTAGTTTGAGCCCGGGCAAAGCTAGAGGCCTAAGACAGATCTCCGGAGCCGGCGGCAGATTCACCATGGCCGCGATGGACCATCGCGGCTCGCTGGAACACGAACTGTGCGCCGCCTCCGCCCAGGGCTGCTACAACGATATGGCGGATTTCAAAATGGACCTGTGCGCCGCCCTGGCCCCTCATGCCAGCGCCGTTCTGCTTGACCCTATTTTCGGCGCCGCCCAGGCGATCAGCCGCGATGTCCTGCCGAAAAGCGCCGGCTTACTGGTTAGCGTTGAAGCCACCGGGTATCAGGGCGATCAAACAGCCCGCCGGAGCCGTATTCTTGACGGTTGGGGGGTTGCTAAAATCAAACGGCTCGGTGCCTCAGCGGTCAAGATGCTGACTTACTTCAGACCGGATTCCGGGGATTTAGCCGCAGACCAGTTGGAGCTGGTGGCGGAAGTAGCGAAGGAATGCCAGAAACACGATATCCCCTTCCTGGTGGAACCGGTATCTTATCCGCTGCAAGGCGAAAGCGCGGCGGCATTTGCCTCGAAGAAGACATCCATCGTCGTTGAGACAGCCCGCCTGATGACCGGCTTGCCGATAGATGTCCTGAAAGCTGAATTCCCCGCCGACATCAGCCTTAATTCCGACGACAAGGCATTGACTGACGCCTGCCGGAGTCTTGACGCCGCCGCAAGCAAACCCTGGGTGATACTCTCAGGCGGAGCGAGTTACGAGGTATTCCGGCGCCAGGTTGAATTCGCCTGCCGCGCCGGGGCTTCCGGATTCCTAGCCGGGCGGGCCCTCTGGCAGGAAGCCGTTGCCATTGGCAACCGCATTGAGCGCCGGCGTTTCCTGGAAACTGTCGCCGCCCGGCGACTCATGGAAATAAGCTCTTTCGCGGAAACGCTAGGCCAGCCATGGTACCAAAAAATAGGTCTGGCTGGGGATCAATTATTCGATGTCAACGCCGAATGGTACCGTAACTACTGA